The segment CCTGCTGCTGGTTCTGCGACGCGATATTCGGTGCAATCTCGAGGGTCTGCCCGCCCTGGCTGCGAATATCCGGCCCGTTTTGCGCGCGCGCGCTTGCCGATGAAAAAACGACCGCCATAGTGAGCGCGCCTGCGATCAAAACTCGCGATGCCATCCCGTCACAATAACATCCCGATGGTTTGTTCCAAATCCACCGACACGATGGCTCCGGAAGCCCACGCGGTGACCTCTACGCTCGTTGCTTTAGTTAGGTATGTCGGATAGTTTCGTGCCGGGAACGACGCGGTACGGGTCGGATAGGAGGAGCGGGTAGATGGAGTGGCCGAAGTGCCAAAAGTGTAACAACGGCGCACTGATTCCACTGTCTGACTACGGACAGGAAGGCGCTTCGGTGTTGTTCAAAGCCTGGGTATGCACCAATCCTGATTGCGGTTTCAGCCTGCGCGTCGATAAGGGTGAAGTTACCTACGGCCGGCGGATCGAAACCAAGCACTGACACGAGTTAAGCGCGAATTTGAAAGGCGGCCCGCCAAGGCCGCCTTTTTGTTTAGATTTCAGTCATCGCGGCGCGCTGCCGGGAGCGCCGAGTTCAAGGTGCCGTATCCGCGTATGAAAACTTTGTGACGATTTGTTTCTGCGGCACCGCTACTCCATCGACTTCGACATATGGATAAATCAGGTAGTTGAGCGCCTCGCCATTCTGTTTGGGATCGAGCACGAGATCACGGCCTATCGTGAACGCAACGCGATCGGCGTCGAGGTTGCCGAAGTAATAGGCGTGGCGATCAGGATGCTTCCAGGCTTCGGACGCATCGATCGGCACCCACACTCCGCCCGAGTAAAACTCGGCCCAGCAATGGTACCCCGGAATCGTGCCTGACTTCGCTTTCGCCAGCGGAAAGCCGATCGTGAAGCGCGCCGGAATTCCGCGCGCCCGCGCGAGGCCGATAAACAGCGAATGAAAGTCGGTGCAGTTACCGCGCCGGATGTCGCAGGCGTAGACCGCGTCGCCGTGGCCCCATCCCGTGCCTGACTTGTCGTAGCTCATCACCTCGGTCACGTATTCGTAGATGACGCGCGCCTGTTCGAGTGCCGTGATGCCCTGCTCCGACAGGTTGTTACTTATCTGCGCGATTCGTCCATCGACAGGAACCAGCTTGTTGGGCCCCAGGTATTGCGCAAAAGCACCGTCGGTCGGCTCTGGAAGCGGCCGCGCGGCGCGAACCATGTCGGCCGCCTCTTCGTGCCGCGTCACGACGAAACTAACTGTCACTGGAATCGTAGCGGGCAACGGCGCAGACGCTTCGAGATACGCAACGCGATTGCCGTTCACCGGCTGGTCAACGATTCGAGTTGGCACGGGCGAATCGATCTTGAGGTCGGTCACCTGCTGAAATGCGTCGTCGCGCGGCAGAGGAATCCAGGCCTCGATCTTGCGCGCCGACTGATTCGTGACCGGAATATCCGCGTGATAGGTGAACTGGAACTCGCGCAGCTTGCTCGGCGGCGAGCCTGCCGGGGTCGGTTTGAAAGCGCCTTCGGCGCCATCCGCTCGGATCGAAAACGCAGCCAGTGCGATGACCGCGAAAAACGCTGCGACAAATCTTTTCAGCTTCATTGCGGCTCTCGACTTTCAGTCGCCATCGTCGGCGCATGGCCGAACTGAGGCAAGCGATTATTTGCCCGCGAATATCTCGCGCAACCGATCATGCGGTATCGCATCGACGCGATGGCCGTCGATGCCGGTCATCGTCTCGGCTGCAACCAGCGCATTGACGATCGCTTCTTCGGTGGCCTGCGCGCTCGCGGCGAACAGCGGATCCATATGCGCGTTCGAGAGCATCTTCGTCGTCGCGACGCCGTTGCTTCCAGCCCGCCCCGGCTGTGCCGTTGAGAATGCGAGGAACAGATCGCCCGAACCGTTGCCCGAAACGCTGCCCGTGCGCGCGAGGCCGATCGTAAGCCGGCGCGCGATGCGCTTGAGTTGATGCGGCAACAGCGGAGCATCGGTAGCGG is part of the Candidatus Binataceae bacterium genome and harbors:
- a CDS encoding transglutaminase domain-containing protein; translated protein: MKLKRFVAAFFAVIALAAFSIRADGAEGAFKPTPAGSPPSKLREFQFTYHADIPVTNQSARKIEAWIPLPRDDAFQQVTDLKIDSPVPTRIVDQPVNGNRVAYLEASAPLPATIPVTVSFVVTRHEEAADMVRAARPLPEPTDGAFAQYLGPNKLVPVDGRIAQISNNLSEQGITALEQARVIYEYVTEVMSYDKSGTGWGHGDAVYACDIRRGNCTDFHSLFIGLARARGIPARFTIGFPLAKAKSGTIPGYHCWAEFYSGGVWVPIDASEAWKHPDRHAYYFGNLDADRVAFTIGRDLVLDPKQNGEALNYLIYPYVEVDGVAVPQKQIVTKFSYADTAP